The genomic region CCGTATTATGATAGGCGCACATTGCATCATATCTATAATATAAATCTTGCGTTATTGTTTAAAATTTCTAACGACTTACCTCTATCAGAACAAGAGATGATAGACCTTAGGGCACTACCAGAAACCATGTTGATTTGTCATTTTAATAGCATAGGAGAACCTATAGATAAAATGAAAAAACATAAATCAAATCTTAAAAAATATCCAGACACTTATGCAGCTTATAAAGAAGCCTTAAGAGTACTTAGAAAAGTAACATACAATTCATGAGAACCATAACAATAGGCGATATCCATGGCGGTTATAAAGCGCTAGAACAATTAATAGAAAAAATCGAATTACAAGATAGAGACTTACTGATTTTTTTAGGTGATTATATAGATGGATGGTCTCAAAGCTTTGAGGTCATTGAATTTTTAATATCGCTTAAGCAAAAACGTATACAGAATAATCAAACTGCTCCTATTTATTTAAGAGGTAATCATGATGAGTTATTCTTGAATTATTTAAAAACCAAAGCACAAAACAGCATGTGGCTTCATCATGGTGGTCAAAGTACCATAGATAGCTATAAGGATAGATCAATTAATGATTTTGAAAGACACGTTGAGTTTTTTGAGAAAGGATTAAAAAATTATTATGTTGATAAATCAAACAATGGATATTTTCATGCAGGATTTCACAATTTAAAAGGACCAGAGCATGATTATTATGACAATATGCCTTATTGGGACCGCACACTTTGGGAGCTTGCACTTTGTGTAGATCCTAGTTTAACACCAGATAACGATCGGTATCCAAATAGGTTGAGGCTGTATAAAGAAATATTCATAGGTCATACACCTACATCTAGATTAGGTAAACTAAAGCCTGTTAATGCAGTAAATGTATGGAATATTGATACCGCAGCAGCATATAAAGGACCACTTACAGCATTATGTGTTGAGACTAAAGAAATCTGGCAGTCCGATCCAGTTCATACATTCTATCCAAATGAAAACGGGCGTAATGAGTAGTCATAAATGAAAGTAAATACAACGATTGTTGAGTACCTATATGATGCTTTTTAAAAATCCTTTTTCGCGTAAGCAAAATCACCTAAAATTTTGCTAACTTGAAAGACCAATTTTAACACAGTAATTATCATGAGCATATTTGATAAAATAAAAGAAAAATTAAGCCACGAATTTATAGATATAATTGAGTGGCTGGACTATACTGATGATACCATCGCGCACCGTTTTGAGCGTTACCAAAACGAAATCAAAAACGGCGCAAAATTAATAGTGCGAGAAGGACAAACAGCTGTCTTTATAAATGAAGGACAACTGGCAGACGTGTTCACGCCTGGTACCTATGATTTAACGACTCAAAACTTACCTATACTTTCAACTTTAAAAGGATGGAAATACGGATTTAATTCACCGTTTAAGGCTGAGGTTTATTTTGTTAATACACACTTATTTACTGACGAGAAATGGGGAACTAAAAATCCAATTACCTTAAATGATGATCGTTTTGGATTAGTGGAGATTAGAGCTTTTGGTACCTATGCATTTAAAATT from Nonlabens arenilitoris harbors:
- a CDS encoding metallophosphoesterase family protein yields the protein MRTITIGDIHGGYKALEQLIEKIELQDRDLLIFLGDYIDGWSQSFEVIEFLISLKQKRIQNNQTAPIYLRGNHDELFLNYLKTKAQNSMWLHHGGQSTIDSYKDRSINDFERHVEFFEKGLKNYYVDKSNNGYFHAGFHNLKGPEHDYYDNMPYWDRTLWELALCVDPSLTPDNDRYPNRLRLYKEIFIGHTPTSRLGKLKPVNAVNVWNIDTAAAYKGPLTALCVETKEIWQSDPVHTFYPNENGRNE